One Denticeps clupeoides chromosome 12, fDenClu1.1, whole genome shotgun sequence genomic window carries:
- the mxra8a gene encoding matrix remodeling-associated protein 8a: MRALPPAVLLVQIHASLFTLVLGQVDQSSVVVAMYNISAPAGSEAILQCHSQRMVWTQDRVKDRQRVVHWDLTRSAPEYTMERVLDMFSAGDQRIYNGYNQGRISMPKTAFADGNFSLVIKNVATTDRGIYSCNLHHHYCHLYESVKVQLNVTKSSRKERKFWDGEKAVFVVLVGSTVVLPCVNRRPIWTDRNNEEEQQQVVHWDRQLPGVRHDNADRLIDMYASGERRQYGPLFLQRKMNITADAFTHGDFSLIISDLQPFDQGLYSCHLHHHYCGLHERRIFRLKVGPPNPQAPTSPAQALPNEDPETDMVEGPHVINVILPENRGHFLQQLGYILATLLLLALIVLAIILLTHRRKSQVVEYDPRRMERIHVTTNDFEMNPTEDKPYQEDPKLNYKNNLLKEKADLSNQCYSKVIDLERAMEKVSWK; encoded by the exons TACATGCATCCCTGTTTACTCTGG TGCTCGGACAGGTTGACCAGAGCAGTGTGGTGGTAGCCATGTACAACATCAGTGCCCCAGCTGGCTCGGAGGCCATACTGCAGTGCCACAGCCAGCGCATGGTGTGGACCCAAGACAGGGTAAAGGACCGGCAGAGGGTGGTGCACTGGGACCTGACCCGCAGTGCACCAGAATACACCATGGAACGAGTTCTGGACATGTTTTCAGCGGGGGACCAGCGTATCTACAATGGTTACAACCAGGGACGCATCAGCATGCCCAAGACTGCATTTGCTGATGGAAACTTTTCTCTGGTCATCAAAA ATGTGGCCACGACAGATCGGGGTATCTACTCCTGCAACCTGCACCACCACTACTGCCACCTGTATGAGTCAGTCAAAGTGCAGCTCAACGTCACAAAATCAT CTCGGAAGGAGAGGAAGTTTTGGGATGGAGAGAAAGCTGTGTTTGTGGTACTGGTGGGCTCCACGGTCGTTTTGCCCTGTGTCAACCGCCGGCCCATCTGGACAGACAGGAATAATgaggaagagcagcagcaggtggtgCACTGGGACCGGCAGCTGCCTGGTGTCCGGCACGACAACGCGGACCGGCTCATAGACATGTATGCGTCCGGTGAGCGCCGGCAGTACGGCCCCCTTTTCCTCCAACGCAAGATGAACATCACAGCCGACGCCTTCACCCACGGTGACTTTTCCCTCATCATCTCGGACCTCCAGCCTTTTGACCAGGGTCTGTACTCCTGCCACTTGCACCATCACTACTGCGGCCTTCATGAGAGGCGCATCTTTCGCCTCAAAGTGGGACCACCGAACCCGCAAGCCCCCACCAGCCCTGCCCAGGCCCTCCCTAATGAAGACCCCG AGACCGACATGGTGGAAGGACCTCATGTCATCAATGTCATCCTGCCGGAGAACAGAGGCCACTTCCTACAGCAGCTGGGTTACATCCTGGCCACTCTGCTCCTCCTGGCTCTCATTGTCCTCGCCATCATTCTCCTGACCCACCGGCGCAAGAGTCAGG TTGTGGAGTATGATCCACGCAGAATGGAAAG GATCCACGTGACTACCAATGATTTTGAAATGAATCCCACAGAGGATAAGCCCTACCAGGAAGACCCTAAGCTGA ACTATAAAAACAATCTTCTGAAGGAGAAGGCAGACCTGTCTAACCAGTGCTACTCAAAAGTCATTGATCTGGAGCGAG CAATGGAGAAGGTGTCATGGAAGTGA